In Bacteroidota bacterium, the sequence ACCCTGACAGGAAATACAGTGTCAACAACCGGATGCCCTTCATATACATGCAAACGCCCCTGAAGAGTAATTACCGGAACATTTCCCAGCCTGCCGAAAATAAGATTCCCTTCATGCCCTTCTACCGATGAAACCGGAAAATGAGGGATGCTTGAATAGGGGATAATGTTTTTGTGGGTTAATGTATCGATAAACGAACCCAATCCACTTCCCAGTATGATTCCTGCTTCAGGTCTTTCCTTCGACTGCTTCTGCAGATAACTGCAGGTTTCCTTGATTTTTCCCAACATATTTCAGGATTAAGTCGTCAAAAATAGTATTCTCCCCGTTATGGAAACGGATTTCTATGGGAATATAATAAATGGGCAATTTACTCAGAATGGGTTCAAATTCGGGATTATGTTTTAATCTCATCGCATCTTTCTCGGTTGTGACGATGATCTTATTCCGGGTAAACATTTTATCAAACTCATTTTGGATCCTTTCCAGATCTTTCATTGAATATGAATGATGATCCATAAATTCAAGTGCATCCAGCTCATTGCACATGTTTTTCAGGTATTCGGCAAGGGGATAGGAATTTGCTATGCCGGTAAACATCAGGATATTATTGTATTTATCCCGGATCTCTTCCTTGGACTTATCCGAAAGCGGAATCATTTCGCCATAGTCAAGATAAGTATAGAACATATGCTGGTGCAGGCGGGGTTTGATCATACCGTGTATCCTCCTTCGGGTTATCGGAGAAAGAATGCGTGGAGTCTTCGTTACAATGATGATATCGGCCCTCTTTGCACCGCCTCGGAATTCTCTCAGTGTGCCGCTGGGTATTGGATAATCTTCCATATACAGGCGATGGAAATCCGTGGTAAGGATTTGTAATCCCGGTTTTACATACCGGTGCTGGAATGCATCATCCAGGATCACGGCATGTAAATCTGGAAAATGCTTTTTCAATGTATGAATTCCGTTGCGTCTGTCTTCATCAACAGCAACCTGGATTCCTTTATATTTCCTGCAATACTGCAAAGGTTCGTCCCCGATGTCCTTGTAAGTCGACCCATCTGAACACATAAGAA encodes:
- a CDS encoding purine-nucleoside phosphorylase gives rise to the protein MLGKIKETCSYLQKQSKERPEAGIILGSGLGSFIDTLTHKNIIPYSSIPHFPVSSVEGHEGNLIFGRLGNVPVITLQGRLHVYEGHPVVDTVFPVRV
- the lpxK gene encoding tetraacyldisaccharide 4'-kinase yields the protein MNLLQLLLLPFALLYGFVALVRNKLFDWKVMPSESFDFPVISVGNLSYGGTGKTPHVEYLIRLLKDKCKIAILSRGYKRKTSGFLMCSDGSTYKDIGDEPLQYCRKYKGIQVAVDEDRRNGIHTLKKHFPDLHAVILDDAFQHRYVKPGLQILTTDFHRLYMEDYPIPSGTLREFRGGAKRADIIIVTKTPRILSPITRRRIHGMIKPRLHQHMFYTYLDYGEMIPLSDKSKEEIRDKYNNILMFTGIANSYPLAEYLKNMCNELDALEFMDHHSYSMKDLERIQNEFDKMFTRNKIIVTTEKDAMRLKHNPEFEPILSKLPIYYIPIEIRFHNGENTIFDDLILKYVGKNQGNLQLSAEAVEGKT